One Halolamina litorea genomic window carries:
- a CDS encoding helix-turn-helix domain-containing protein: MSLIAELRLTDASLVMLPSLRAAPQMTLEREWATAADRASDPVLFVWASGGDFEAFEAALPDDPTISEHECIEANDHKRLYRVVVARDTGTTNPTPIDRQTGASRLSVKTTVDGAVMKVRLPDREALTEYIALLRENGFTVQLLRAHTADDDSGRQYDLSSKQEEALQEALGAGYFEVPRETDLTKLADRLDISEQALSERLRRGVSSVLAATVGEPDAQPSKRRERPPAADGDDQ, translated from the coding sequence GTGAGCCTCATCGCCGAACTCCGCCTGACCGACGCGAGCCTGGTTATGTTGCCGTCGCTCAGGGCGGCCCCGCAGATGACCCTCGAACGCGAGTGGGCGACCGCCGCCGACCGCGCGTCCGATCCGGTCCTGTTCGTCTGGGCCTCCGGGGGCGATTTCGAGGCGTTCGAGGCCGCGTTGCCGGACGACCCGACGATCAGCGAGCACGAGTGCATCGAGGCCAACGACCACAAGCGCCTCTACCGGGTCGTCGTGGCGCGCGACACCGGCACCACGAACCCGACGCCGATCGACCGACAGACCGGTGCCTCGCGGCTCTCGGTCAAGACGACCGTCGACGGGGCGGTGATGAAGGTCCGCCTGCCCGACCGGGAGGCCCTGACGGAGTACATCGCGCTGCTTCGGGAGAACGGCTTCACCGTCCAACTCCTCCGTGCCCACACCGCCGACGACGACTCGGGGCGGCAGTACGACCTCTCGTCGAAACAGGAGGAGGCGCTACAGGAAGCACTCGGCGCCGGCTACTTCGAGGTGCCGCGGGAGACCGATCTGACAAAGCTCGCCGACCGACTCGACATCTCCGAGCAGGCGCTCTCGGAGCGACTTCGCCGGGGCGTCTCGTCGGTGCTCGCGGCGACCGTCGGCGAGCCGGATGCGCAACCCAGCAAACGCCGGGAGCGTCCCCCGGCCGCCGACGGCGACGACCAGTAA
- a CDS encoding repressor phrH2, with protein sequence MELIDDRILETLNSESWSTPHFLSFDIDIAASENRIYERCEVLRRAGFLEREYGNNYEISTWGALYLDGEVSGKDRRPLPAPRPPEAVRPGWYAGFG encoded by the coding sequence ATGGAACTCATCGACGACCGGATTCTCGAAACGCTGAACAGCGAGTCGTGGTCGACGCCGCACTTTCTCTCGTTCGACATCGACATCGCAGCCAGCGAGAATCGGATCTATGAACGCTGTGAGGTACTTCGCCGCGCCGGCTTCCTCGAACGGGAGTACGGCAACAACTACGAGATCTCGACGTGGGGCGCGCTGTACCTCGACGGCGAAGTGAGCGGGAAGGATCGGCGCCCCCTGCCGGCGCCGAGGCCTCCAGAGGCTGTGAGGCCCGGGTGGTACGCTGGGTTTGGGTAG
- a CDS encoding threonine synthase: MPVNRTCWNCGARTDDDHRVRCDCGEPLWLATDPEAVPGEWPASIESMWDALPLLGVEAPTPPPGVSTAAGGTPLVRADSLDTEGVAVHVKLEGLNPTGSFKDRGTAFGVAAALEAGETRIGTVSHGNMAESVAAHAAATGMDCTVLVPADIADSRLAAIGRYDPRLVRVDGDYGRLYYDALEVGREAGVRFLNSDVPWRVAGQATTAIETLAQFGRGEGEFPDALVIPVSSGGHASATWQAVRTLTAAGLLDEPPKLCFVQAAACAPIAEAFARGDDTVTPAEGGETIAYSIANADPPSGNRALAAARATDGAVVGVDDDAIKRAGEQFAGAGLAVEPSSATTLAAIERLRADGVLDAGDEVALVATGRGFGDDGVAVETERIDRSALGTLFDAAPGAEGA, from the coding sequence ATGCCCGTGAACCGAACGTGCTGGAACTGTGGCGCCCGAACCGACGACGACCACCGGGTTCGGTGTGACTGCGGCGAACCGCTCTGGCTGGCGACCGACCCCGAGGCCGTCCCCGGAGAGTGGCCGGCGTCCATCGAGTCGATGTGGGACGCGCTCCCCCTGCTGGGCGTCGAGGCGCCGACGCCGCCGCCCGGCGTCTCGACGGCCGCCGGCGGGACCCCCCTCGTCCGGGCCGACTCCCTCGACACCGAGGGCGTCGCCGTCCACGTGAAACTGGAGGGGCTGAACCCCACCGGGAGCTTCAAGGACCGCGGCACGGCCTTCGGCGTCGCCGCGGCGCTCGAAGCCGGCGAAACGCGGATCGGCACCGTCTCCCACGGGAACATGGCCGAGAGCGTCGCCGCCCACGCGGCCGCGACCGGGATGGACTGCACCGTGTTGGTGCCCGCCGACATCGCCGACTCGCGGCTGGCCGCGATCGGTCGGTACGACCCGCGATTGGTCCGGGTCGACGGGGACTACGGCCGACTCTACTACGACGCCCTCGAAGTGGGCCGCGAGGCTGGCGTCCGCTTCCTGAACAGCGACGTACCGTGGCGCGTGGCCGGGCAGGCGACGACGGCCATCGAGACGCTGGCGCAGTTCGGCCGTGGCGAGGGTGAGTTCCCCGACGCGCTCGTCATCCCGGTCAGCAGCGGCGGCCACGCCAGCGCGACGTGGCAGGCTGTCCGGACGCTGACGGCGGCCGGGCTGCTCGACGAACCACCGAAACTCTGCTTCGTGCAGGCGGCCGCCTGCGCACCCATCGCCGAGGCGTTCGCGCGCGGCGACGACACCGTGACCCCGGCCGAGGGCGGCGAAACCATCGCGTACTCCATCGCCAACGCCGACCCGCCCAGCGGGAACCGGGCGCTCGCGGCGGCGCGAGCGACCGACGGTGCGGTCGTCGGCGTGGACGACGACGCGATCAAGCGGGCGGGCGAGCAGTTCGCGGGCGCCGGACTGGCGGTCGAGCCGTCGTCGGCGACGACGCTGGCGGCCATCGAGCGACTCCGGGCCGACGGCGTCCTCGACGCCGGCGACGAGGTGGCGCTGGTGGCGACGGGGCGGGGGTTCGGCGACGACGGCGTGGCAGTCGAGACCGAGCGGATCGATCGGTCCGCGCTCGGGACGCTGTTCGACGCGGCGCCGGGCGCCGAAGGGGCGTAA
- a CDS encoding PhiH1 repressor, protein MTIWDDRILEYIEEEGSASPKQLEESGYFDVTKGHLSRRLRKLADKGFLKDLGNGVYIMSSRGEAYLNEELDASELDENGSNDEAAEA, encoded by the coding sequence ATGACCATCTGGGACGACCGGATACTGGAGTATATCGAGGAAGAGGGGTCTGCATCCCCGAAGCAGCTTGAGGAAAGTGGTTACTTCGACGTGACGAAAGGCCACCTCTCCCGCCGCCTACGGAAATTGGCCGACAAGGGGTTCCTGAAAGACCTCGGGAACGGTGTCTACATCATGTCGAGTAGGGGCGAAGCGTACCTAAACGAAGAACTCGACGCCTCGGAGCTGGACGAGAACGGTAGCAACGACGAAGCGGCTGAAGCGTAG
- a CDS encoding PAS domain S-box protein — MATAPLREFPIETADRSPAVLVVDDDEQRLAATAATLRRQLDDAETTTLADPTAVVDALESAPYDCLISTFDMPGLDGIELAERVREAGFDLPFVLFPESGSEALASRAVSAGVDEYVRERGRGDAPALADRVRALLTTHRRERQIRLGATAAESTTAGIVLSDPHEPGDPIVYANQAFCMLSGHERPDLLGREAMLLHGDVTDDERAGRLREAAETGASAAVELRGRRADGSVFWDRVRVAPVTDGESTLSVWAHEDVTERHARTEQLEASRSRLEAVFELSPDLLLVHDEEGSILDANRRAREELGYEPTGLVGKPIWEVDATADAERAIPFWQALPADSPRRFEGRFRRTDGSTFPVEIHLIRLDIDGEKHFVAIGRDITERKAREEELVRQNERLSEFSQVVSHDLRNPLQVAQGRLGLLAEDVESAHLADLEGALDRMEALIDDLLILAREGEEAMDIEPVGVATVARHAWSTVETAAASLSVATDRRIAADRDQLRQLFENLFRNAVEHADPDCTVTVGELDDGFYVADDGPGIPTDERESVFEPGYSTARRGTGFGLNIVARVADDHGWTVDVTEGEAGGARFEIAGVAPD, encoded by the coding sequence ATGGCGACGGCCCCCTTACGCGAGTTCCCGATAGAGACGGCCGATCGCTCTCCTGCGGTGCTGGTTGTCGACGACGACGAGCAGCGCCTCGCGGCGACGGCAGCGACGCTGCGACGGCAACTGGACGACGCCGAAACGACGACGCTCGCCGACCCGACGGCGGTCGTCGACGCGCTCGAGTCCGCGCCGTATGACTGCTTGATCAGCACCTTCGACATGCCCGGACTCGACGGCATCGAACTGGCCGAACGGGTCCGTGAGGCGGGCTTCGACCTGCCGTTCGTGTTGTTCCCCGAGTCGGGGAGCGAGGCGCTCGCCAGCCGTGCCGTCTCGGCCGGCGTCGACGAGTACGTGCGGGAACGGGGGCGGGGAGACGCCCCGGCGCTCGCCGACCGCGTCCGGGCCCTCCTCACGACGCACCGCCGCGAACGGCAGATACGGCTGGGAGCGACCGCCGCCGAGTCAACCACGGCGGGCATCGTCCTCTCGGACCCGCACGAGCCGGGCGATCCGATCGTCTACGCGAACCAGGCGTTCTGTATGCTTTCGGGCCACGAGCGCCCCGACCTGCTCGGGCGGGAGGCGATGCTGCTCCACGGCGACGTCACCGACGACGAACGGGCCGGGCGGCTCCGCGAGGCCGCCGAGACTGGGGCGTCGGCCGCCGTGGAACTCAGGGGTCGCCGAGCCGACGGCTCCGTGTTCTGGGACCGTGTCAGGGTCGCCCCAGTCACGGACGGCGAGTCAACGCTCTCCGTCTGGGCTCACGAGGACGTGACCGAGCGCCACGCGCGGACGGAACAACTCGAAGCCAGCCGGAGCCGCCTCGAAGCGGTGTTCGAGCTTTCGCCGGACCTGCTGCTCGTCCACGACGAGGAGGGGTCGATCCTCGACGCCAACCGCCGGGCCCGCGAGGAGTTGGGCTACGAACCGACGGGGCTGGTCGGCAAACCCATCTGGGAAGTGGACGCGACCGCCGACGCCGAGCGAGCGATCCCGTTCTGGCAGGCGCTCCCGGCCGACAGCCCGCGTCGCTTCGAGGGGCGCTTCCGACGAACAGACGGCTCGACGTTCCCGGTCGAGATCCACCTGATCCGGCTGGACATCGACGGGGAGAAGCATTTCGTGGCGATCGGTCGGGACATCACCGAGCGCAAGGCCCGCGAGGAGGAGCTCGTCCGGCAGAACGAGCGCCTCTCGGAGTTCTCCCAGGTGGTCTCACACGACCTCCGGAACCCCCTACAGGTCGCACAGGGGCGCCTCGGGCTGCTCGCCGAGGACGTCGAGAGCGCCCACCTCGCCGACCTCGAGGGGGCGCTCGACCGGATGGAGGCGCTGATCGACGACCTACTCATCCTCGCCCGCGAGGGCGAGGAGGCGATGGATATCGAACCCGTCGGCGTCGCGACGGTCGCTCGCCACGCGTGGTCGACCGTCGAGACGGCGGCGGCGTCGCTGTCGGTCGCTACCGACCGGCGGATCGCTGCCGATCGCGATCAGCTCCGACAGCTGTTCGAGAACCTGTTCCGCAACGCCGTCGAACACGCCGATCCAGACTGTACGGTCACCGTCGGCGAACTCGACGACGGCTTCTACGTCGCCGACGACGGCCCGGGTATCCCGACCGACGAGCGCGAGTCGGTGTTCGAGCCGGGCTACTCGACGGCCCGCCGTGGGACCGGCTTCGGCCTCAACATCGTCGCGCGGGTGGCCGACGACCACGGCTGGACAGTCGACGTGACCGAGGGCGAGGCCGGCGGCGCGCGCTTCGAGATCGCCGGCGTCGCTCCCGACTGA
- a CDS encoding tyrosine-type recombinase/integrase: MSRDRPDPSEMSVRKAVERYLRRRRADATDSSVKSWKYQLKLFTEWCEGVGIGTVGDLRPYDVDEYFDLRSGRVAPATLESEMWTLRSFLRYLEEQLGAVEDDLSDSVRIPDLDPEDRSDSTSLRPEDGFALLERYREDEAVRATRAHAFLELAWYTGARQGGLRSLDVRDFHVDEAYVEFRHRPETGTPLKNKIRGERPVGLPSTVVDVLAEYVRKERYDVSDEYGRQPLLPSTKGRPTNNTIRTWSYMATQPCLHSACPHGKSRGTCEWREYVAASKCPSSRSPHKIRTGSITWQLNLGLPPEVVAERVNASVSVIEEHYDWATEEERWRRRRDRMESRREYVEQLDLGEIDE; this comes from the coding sequence GTGAGTCGGGATCGGCCGGACCCGTCGGAGATGAGCGTCCGGAAGGCCGTCGAGCGCTACCTGCGCCGTCGACGCGCCGACGCCACCGACTCTAGCGTGAAGTCGTGGAAGTACCAGCTCAAGCTGTTCACAGAGTGGTGTGAAGGCGTCGGCATCGGCACTGTCGGCGACCTGCGCCCCTACGACGTGGACGAGTACTTCGACCTCCGTAGCGGCCGCGTCGCGCCGGCGACGCTGGAAAGCGAGATGTGGACGCTGCGGTCGTTCCTTCGCTATCTGGAAGAGCAACTCGGCGCCGTTGAGGACGACCTTTCGGACTCGGTCCGCATCCCGGACCTCGACCCAGAGGATCGGTCGGACAGCACGTCGCTTCGGCCCGAAGACGGCTTCGCTCTCCTCGAACGCTACCGTGAAGACGAAGCGGTCCGGGCGACTCGAGCCCACGCGTTCCTTGAGCTGGCGTGGTACACCGGCGCCCGACAGGGCGGACTCCGGTCGCTTGACGTTCGGGACTTCCACGTCGACGAGGCGTACGTCGAGTTTCGACACCGCCCGGAGACGGGGACGCCGCTGAAGAACAAGATTCGGGGGGAGCGCCCGGTCGGCCTCCCGTCGACGGTGGTGGACGTGCTCGCCGAGTATGTCCGGAAGGAGCGGTATGACGTGTCGGACGAGTACGGCCGTCAGCCCTTGCTCCCGAGCACGAAGGGGCGGCCGACGAACAACACCATTCGGACGTGGTCGTACATGGCGACACAGCCGTGCTTGCACTCTGCGTGTCCGCACGGGAAGAGCCGAGGGACCTGTGAGTGGCGGGAGTACGTAGCGGCCAGTAAGTGTCCGTCGTCGCGGTCGCCACACAAGATCCGGACGGGGAGCATCACGTGGCAACTGAACCTCGGTCTCCCGCCGGAGGTTGTCGCCGAACGCGTCAACGCCTCGGTGTCGGTGATCGAGGAGCATTACGACTGGGCGACGGAGGAAGAGCGCTGGCGCCGTCGTCGTGACCGGATGGAGAGTCGACGAGAGTACGTTGAGCAGCTAGACTTGGGTGAGATCGATGAGTGA
- a CDS encoding universal stress protein encodes MYDHILIGVDGSDESLRAANRGLDLADTFDADVTAVHVISRSTIRLARTDDEEATIRESRESVFAPVEDAAETVGRSIETEVVAGAPARALTDRAAALGADLLVLGRQGASGVSERLLGSVTERVLSSGEVPTLVVPGGASEAGGYERLLLPTDGSENAEAAIPHGGALATAYGAGVDVLNVIDVQAAGGAFNAGGLEKSFIERLEADGEEAVERAAETLREHAPGADVRTAVERTNDGTAARITEYAAANDSDLVVMGSRGRSNLRRKVLGSVAASTLRNVGVPVLVVPRT; translated from the coding sequence ATGTACGACCACATCCTCATCGGCGTCGACGGGAGCGACGAGTCACTCCGGGCGGCGAACCGGGGGCTCGACCTCGCTGACACGTTCGACGCCGACGTGACGGCCGTGCACGTCATCAGCCGATCGACCATCCGTCTCGCTCGCACCGACGACGAGGAGGCGACGATCCGGGAGAGCCGCGAGTCGGTGTTCGCGCCCGTCGAGGACGCCGCCGAGACGGTCGGCCGATCGATCGAGACCGAGGTCGTCGCCGGCGCGCCGGCCCGCGCGCTCACCGACCGGGCGGCCGCCCTCGGCGCCGACCTGCTAGTGCTCGGTCGACAGGGTGCCTCCGGCGTGAGCGAGCGACTGCTCGGCAGCGTGACCGAACGAGTGCTCAGCAGCGGCGAGGTGCCGACCCTCGTCGTCCCCGGCGGGGCGTCCGAGGCCGGCGGCTACGAGCGACTCCTCCTCCCGACCGACGGCAGCGAGAACGCCGAGGCCGCGATCCCCCACGGCGGCGCGCTGGCGACGGCCTACGGCGCCGGCGTCGACGTGCTGAACGTCATCGACGTGCAGGCCGCTGGCGGCGCGTTCAACGCCGGCGGGCTCGAGAAGTCGTTCATCGAACGGCTCGAAGCCGACGGCGAGGAGGCAGTCGAGCGTGCCGCGGAGACGCTGCGTGAGCACGCCCCCGGCGCCGACGTGCGGACCGCCGTCGAGCGGACCAACGACGGGACCGCCGCGCGGATCACGGAGTACGCCGCGGCGAACGACAGCGACCTCGTCGTGATGGGGTCGCGCGGGCGCTCGAACCTCCGGCGGAAGGTGCTCGGCAGCGTCGCCGCCTCGACGCTCCGGAACGTTGGCGTGCCGGTGCTGGTCGTCCCGAGGACGTAA
- a CDS encoding helix-turn-helix domain-containing protein: MSLIAELRISGEPFALGHALGAAGGMRAETEYSVPAPAGPVVFIWTWGGEFEAFEAALPDDPTVQAFELIEDDGERRLYEVVLDDSPALIDPAPLHRKTSASQLGMVTAANCAFITERLPDRESLSEYIRLCREHGYEVELLRAYPADDDHAKYDLSEKQVDALRAALDAGYFETPRGTDLGSLAEEFDISEQALSERLRRGVAAVLESTVGELGEHKRPRTNVAAGQGVPSEIDTPSG, from the coding sequence ATGAGCCTGATCGCCGAACTCCGTATCTCGGGCGAACCGTTCGCGCTGGGTCACGCACTCGGGGCGGCGGGCGGGATGCGTGCCGAGACCGAGTACAGCGTCCCGGCGCCCGCGGGCCCTGTCGTGTTCATCTGGACGTGGGGTGGCGAGTTCGAGGCGTTCGAGGCCGCGCTCCCCGACGATCCGACGGTACAGGCGTTCGAACTCATCGAGGACGACGGGGAGCGCCGACTCTACGAGGTCGTCCTCGACGACAGCCCGGCGCTCATCGACCCGGCGCCGCTCCACCGGAAGACCAGCGCCTCCCAACTCGGGATGGTGACCGCCGCCAACTGTGCGTTCATCACCGAGCGCCTCCCGGACCGGGAGTCACTCAGCGAGTACATCCGGCTCTGTCGGGAGCACGGCTACGAGGTGGAACTGCTCCGAGCCTATCCGGCCGACGACGACCACGCCAAGTACGACCTCTCGGAGAAACAGGTCGACGCGTTACGTGCGGCGCTGGATGCGGGCTACTTCGAGACCCCCCGCGGGACGGACCTCGGGAGCCTGGCCGAGGAGTTCGACATCTCCGAGCAGGCGCTCTCGGAGCGACTGCGCCGCGGCGTCGCCGCCGTGTTGGAGTCGACGGTCGGCGAACTGGGCGAGCACAAACGTCCCCGGACGAACGTCGCCGCCGGACAGGGGGTGCCCTCGGAGATAGATACCCCCTCCGGCTGA
- a CDS encoding PadR family transcriptional regulator, with protein sequence MSDVTGLSDLSAFQRDTLWILAEESDQKGVAIKRRLQDYYGDHVNHAQLYPNLDDLVEAGLVAKEQADGRTNAYSLTEAGRRALSARQAWIGGVDDE encoded by the coding sequence ATGAGTGACGTGACCGGCCTCTCGGACCTCTCAGCGTTCCAGCGCGACACGCTCTGGATCCTCGCTGAGGAGTCCGACCAGAAGGGCGTCGCGATCAAGCGCCGACTGCAGGACTACTACGGCGACCACGTCAACCACGCCCAACTCTATCCGAACCTCGACGACCTCGTCGAGGCCGGGCTGGTCGCCAAGGAGCAGGCCGACGGCCGGACGAACGCCTACAGCCTGACCGAGGCGGGCCGCCGTGCCCTCTCGGCGCGACAGGCGTGGATCGGGGGCGTCGACGATGAGTAA
- a CDS encoding DUF7544 domain-containing protein produces the protein MSLAALDNIDDALDATRSLLWPFDLGRWARLALIVFFIGGSGGGGANFAQFGGNTGTGPSGTPGAPGDPGQLPSLSEIVSSISPTEWAIIAAIGLTILVLVLTLGFVGSVMEFVFVESLSRERVSIREYWSDHWRRGARLFGFRLVIGALTLAAFLGLFWVGFGAAIFGEATFSLGTIGLAVLGMVFVGFVVSLVDGFTTQFVVPVMMSESRGVLGAWRRFWPTLTGEWKEYVVYVLIQFVLTLVAGIAVGLLVFVAALVIAIPLVILGVIGGVLLAAIPVAGWVVIAAAAVLFGLGMLVISLFAAVPVQTYLRYYALLVLGDTNEAFDLVAERRRAIRGGSPAE, from the coding sequence ATGAGCCTCGCGGCCCTGGACAACATCGACGACGCCCTCGACGCGACACGGTCGCTGCTGTGGCCGTTCGACCTCGGTCGCTGGGCGCGCCTGGCGCTGATCGTCTTCTTCATCGGCGGGAGCGGTGGCGGCGGGGCCAACTTCGCCCAGTTCGGCGGCAACACCGGCACCGGCCCCAGCGGGACGCCGGGAGCGCCGGGCGACCCCGGTCAGCTCCCCAGCCTCTCGGAGATCGTCAGTTCGATCAGCCCGACCGAGTGGGCGATCATCGCCGCCATCGGGCTCACGATCCTCGTGCTCGTACTCACGCTCGGCTTCGTCGGCTCGGTGATGGAGTTCGTGTTCGTCGAGTCGCTGAGCCGCGAGCGCGTCTCGATCCGAGAGTACTGGAGCGACCACTGGCGCCGTGGCGCCCGGCTGTTCGGCTTCCGGCTGGTGATCGGCGCCCTCACGCTCGCGGCCTTCCTCGGGCTGTTCTGGGTCGGCTTCGGCGCCGCGATCTTCGGCGAGGCGACGTTCTCGCTCGGCACCATCGGGCTGGCGGTACTCGGCATGGTGTTCGTGGGGTTCGTCGTCAGTCTGGTGGACGGGTTCACCACGCAGTTCGTCGTGCCGGTGATGATGAGCGAGAGTCGCGGCGTGCTCGGCGCGTGGCGGCGGTTCTGGCCGACGCTGACCGGCGAGTGGAAGGAGTACGTCGTCTACGTCCTGATCCAGTTCGTGCTGACGCTGGTCGCCGGCATCGCCGTCGGCCTCCTCGTGTTCGTCGCCGCGCTGGTCATCGCGATCCCGCTGGTGATCCTCGGGGTCATCGGCGGCGTCCTCCTCGCGGCGATACCGGTCGCCGGCTGGGTGGTCATCGCGGCCGCCGCCGTGCTGTTCGGCCTCGGGATGCTCGTCATCTCGCTGTTCGCGGCGGTTCCGGTCCAGACGTACTTGCGCTACTACGCGCTGCTCGTACTGGGCGACACCAACGAGGCGTTCGACCTCGTCGCCGAGCGACGGCGGGCGATCCGCGGGGGCAGCCCCGCCGAGTGA
- a CDS encoding PQQ-dependent sugar dehydrogenase has protein sequence MDRRQFVLAGTGLLTALAGCADGETGTPTDTDTSTPTADGTDPGTDEPTEAPTDEPTDEPTETEQEPDLPESVGLETVVSGLELPVGMADVPGTGLRYVVQQGGVARVVEDGSLRETPLFDISDQLSRGYEKGLLGIALHPNFAENRRLFVRYSAPARESTPDGWSHTFVLSEFEAGPDGYTVDTDTEREILTIAQPQGNHNAGSVLFGPDGYLYVGVGDGGAANDQGRGHVEDWYDAVDGGNGQDVTENLLGSILRIDVDGTDGEQAYAIPDDNPLVGEDGLDEQYAWGFRNPWRLSFDGEDLYAGDVGQSEYEEVDLVEMGGNYGWNVKEATHCFQAGDCPDETPPEVRGGEPLLDPVIEYPHGGAPVSGISVITGNVYEGEDVPGLAGWFVFGDLNVAGRLFVARPDGSGLWETRTLPIADGDAGKLEQLFYMDRHEDGLYLLGTGADGGGVFRLGT, from the coding sequence ATGGATCGCCGACAGTTCGTCCTCGCCGGCACCGGCCTCCTGACCGCGCTCGCGGGCTGTGCCGACGGCGAGACGGGAACGCCGACCGACACCGACACGTCGACGCCGACCGCCGACGGGACCGATCCCGGGACCGATGAGCCGACCGAGGCGCCGACGGACGAACCGACGGACGAACCGACCGAGACCGAACAGGAACCCGACCTGCCCGAGTCGGTCGGCCTCGAAACGGTCGTTTCGGGGCTGGAACTCCCGGTGGGCATGGCCGACGTGCCCGGGACCGGCCTGCGGTACGTCGTCCAGCAGGGCGGCGTCGCCCGCGTCGTCGAGGACGGCTCGCTCCGCGAGACGCCGCTGTTCGACATCTCCGACCAGCTATCCCGGGGGTACGAGAAGGGGCTGCTCGGGATCGCCCTCCACCCGAACTTCGCCGAGAACCGCCGGCTGTTCGTGCGCTACTCCGCGCCGGCCCGGGAGAGCACGCCCGACGGCTGGAGCCACACGTTCGTCCTCTCGGAGTTCGAAGCCGGGCCGGACGGCTACACGGTCGACACGGACACCGAACGGGAGATACTCACCATCGCCCAACCACAGGGGAACCACAACGCCGGCTCGGTACTGTTCGGGCCGGACGGCTACCTCTACGTCGGCGTCGGCGACGGCGGCGCCGCGAACGATCAGGGCCGTGGCCACGTCGAGGACTGGTACGACGCCGTCGACGGCGGCAACGGACAGGACGTGACCGAGAACCTACTGGGCAGCATCCTCCGGATCGACGTGGACGGGACCGACGGCGAGCAGGCCTACGCGATCCCCGACGACAACCCGCTCGTCGGCGAGGACGGCCTCGACGAGCAGTATGCGTGGGGGTTCCGGAACCCCTGGCGGCTCTCCTTCGACGGCGAGGACCTCTACGCCGGCGACGTGGGCCAGTCCGAGTACGAGGAGGTCGACTTGGTCGAGATGGGCGGCAACTACGGCTGGAACGTCAAGGAGGCGACCCACTGCTTCCAAGCCGGGGACTGCCCCGACGAGACGCCCCCGGAGGTGCGCGGCGGCGAACCGCTGCTGGACCCGGTCATCGAGTACCCCCACGGCGGCGCGCCCGTCTCGGGGATTTCGGTCATCACCGGGAACGTCTACGAGGGCGAGGACGTGCCGGGGCTCGCCGGCTGGTTCGTCTTCGGCGACCTGAACGTCGCGGGCCGGCTGTTCGTCGCCCGCCCGGACGGCTCGGGGCTCTGGGAGACGCGCACGCTCCCTATCGCCGACGGCGACGCCGGGAAGCTGGAACAGCTGTTCTACATGGACCGCCACGAGGACGGGCTCTACCTCCTCGGCACCGGCGCCGACGGCGGCGGCGTGTTCCGTCTCGGGACCTGA
- a CDS encoding two-component system sensor histidine kinase NtrB: protein MNTVSLPASPEEFYRTLVENAAEGMLTIDAESQIVYANPAVEDILGYSPEELIGSSKMTIIPERLQPVHAEALAAYVETGDRHIDWSGMELPALHKDGHEVPTLISLREHEYDGEQYFTGIIRDVSDRRERERELQAQKERLDEFADILAHDIRNPLSVARGYTDIAREGRDDDELDRVVEALDRIDQLVDDVLALSKQGRRIGDTESVALEAIVREAWNSVETAGASLEVEGELGSVEADRSRFRELFENLFRNAVEHATVEGAPPTITVGSLEGGFYVADDGPGIPEPIRGDVFDHGYSTRESGTGYGLSIVRQIAEAHGWRIRIEDADGGGARFEIRTGN from the coding sequence ATGAACACGGTGAGCCTGCCAGCCAGCCCCGAGGAGTTCTACCGGACCCTCGTCGAGAACGCCGCCGAGGGGATGCTCACCATCGACGCCGAGAGCCAGATCGTCTACGCGAACCCGGCCGTCGAGGATATCCTGGGCTACAGCCCCGAGGAACTGATCGGCAGTTCGAAGATGACGATCATCCCCGAGCGCCTGCAGCCGGTCCACGCCGAGGCGCTCGCGGCCTACGTCGAGACGGGTGACCGCCACATCGACTGGAGCGGGATGGAACTGCCCGCGCTCCACAAGGACGGCCACGAGGTGCCGACGCTGATCAGCCTCCGCGAGCACGAGTACGACGGCGAGCAGTACTTCACCGGGATCATCCGAGACGTGAGCGACCGGCGCGAGCGCGAACGCGAGCTACAGGCCCAGAAGGAGCGGCTGGACGAGTTCGCGGACATCCTCGCCCACGACATCCGGAACCCCCTGAGTGTCGCCCGGGGGTACACCGATATCGCCCGGGAGGGCCGCGACGACGACGAACTCGACCGGGTGGTCGAGGCGCTCGACCGCATCGACCAGCTCGTCGACGACGTGCTCGCGCTCTCGAAACAGGGCCGGCGCATCGGGGACACCGAGTCCGTCGCGCTCGAAGCCATCGTCCGGGAGGCGTGGAACAGCGTCGAAACCGCCGGGGCGAGCCTCGAGGTCGAGGGGGAACTCGGCAGCGTCGAGGCCGACCGGAGCCGGTTCCGTGAGCTGTTCGAGAACCTGTTTCGCAACGCCGTCGAACACGCCACCGTCGAGGGCGCGCCCCCGACGATCACCGTTGGTAGCCTCGAGGGCGGCTTCTACGTCGCCGACGACGGGCCGGGGATCCCCGAACCGATCCGGGGGGACGTGTTCGACCACGGCTACTCGACCCGCGAGTCCGGCACCGGCTACGGGCTCTCGATCGTCCGCCAGATCGCCGAGGCACACGGCTGGCGGATACGTATCGAGGACGCCGACGGCGGCGGGGCGCGCTTCGAGATCCGGACCGGCAACTGA